The Listeria monocytogenes genome window below encodes:
- a CDS encoding flagellar motor switch protein: MEQLLEKNITQMELDVIGEIANISFGSASTVLSDLLHQQVTISTPKVEIVDLYNTKDIDIPHVVLEVNFHKGIEMRNLFVLQSEVAAAIADLMMMGDGNIDPNVELSELHLSAVQEAMNQMMGHSATAMSNMFGEMIDITTPDIKVIALKEQLEDTNDQTMIKVGFDLIIGDLITSNLMQLIPIDKGRELAKRLLGDAVPEQEPVKEEISLTAEELDVFLEVCNIGIGSASTVLSKLLNRKVSLQIPTARVIDSKEFEFNERPCLVTSVEFVEGLRSSNTFIISKNAALIMADLMMMGDGLVQEDAELTELEVSAVQELMNQMMGFSATAMSEMLGTKIDISPPTMEFCNFGDTMIQKNIEEGKTVEVIFPLEVEGLLKTPMYQIFNPAAAKEMAQLMLGIQAKEVAEKEATTPAEIIEPEKPAEPVHQAVIEEKETLSEMEQILEEIPVTLEVVFGTAKVKLEKFISWCEKDVIILKESMNEPLVLALNGVTIGKGILVRVDDHFGIQMTELVR, from the coding sequence GTGGAGCAATTACTAGAGAAAAATATCACGCAAATGGAACTAGATGTGATAGGAGAAATCGCCAATATTTCCTTTGGCTCAGCTTCTACGGTCTTATCTGATTTACTACACCAACAAGTCACCATTTCAACACCAAAAGTAGAGATTGTTGATTTGTATAATACGAAAGACATTGATATTCCACATGTTGTGTTAGAAGTGAATTTCCATAAAGGAATCGAAATGCGGAATTTATTTGTTCTGCAATCAGAAGTGGCTGCGGCTATCGCGGACTTAATGATGATGGGCGACGGAAACATTGACCCAAACGTAGAACTTTCAGAACTTCATCTCAGCGCGGTACAAGAAGCGATGAACCAAATGATGGGACATTCCGCCACTGCGATGAGCAATATGTTTGGTGAAATGATTGATATTACGACACCAGACATTAAAGTAATCGCGCTAAAAGAACAATTAGAAGACACGAATGACCAAACCATGATAAAAGTCGGCTTTGATTTAATTATCGGCGACTTAATTACCTCGAACTTAATGCAACTCATCCCCATTGATAAAGGGCGTGAACTTGCAAAAAGATTACTTGGCGACGCAGTTCCAGAGCAAGAACCAGTAAAAGAAGAAATCAGCTTAACGGCCGAAGAATTAGATGTCTTTTTAGAAGTATGTAATATCGGCATCGGTTCAGCTTCAACCGTTCTATCCAAATTGCTTAACCGCAAAGTTTCCTTACAAATCCCAACTGCACGCGTAATTGATAGCAAAGAGTTCGAGTTTAATGAACGTCCTTGCTTAGTGACGAGTGTGGAATTTGTCGAAGGGCTGCGCTCAAGTAACACATTTATCATTAGCAAAAATGCCGCGTTAATTATGGCAGATTTAATGATGATGGGAGACGGTTTGGTTCAAGAAGATGCAGAACTGACGGAACTTGAAGTCAGCGCAGTGCAAGAATTAATGAACCAGATGATGGGCTTTTCGGCTACAGCAATGTCAGAAATGCTCGGAACAAAAATCGATATTAGCCCGCCTACCATGGAATTTTGTAATTTCGGCGATACGATGATTCAAAAAAATATCGAAGAAGGGAAAACGGTGGAAGTTATTTTCCCGCTTGAAGTAGAAGGGCTATTAAAAACGCCCATGTACCAAATTTTTAATCCAGCAGCGGCCAAAGAAATGGCGCAATTAATGCTAGGGATTCAGGCAAAAGAAGTCGCAGAAAAAGAAGCAACGACTCCAGCAGAAATAATCGAACCGGAAAAACCAGCTGAACCAGTCCATCAAGCAGTCATCGAAGAAAAAGAAACACTTTCCGAAATGGAACAAATTTTGGAAGAAATTCCCGTAACGCTTGAAGTGGTATTCGGTACAGCAAAAGTAAAACTCGAGAAATTTATCTCCTGGTGTGAAAAAGATGTGATTATCTTGAAAGAAAGCATGAATGAACCCCTTGTCTTAGCGCTAAATGGCGTGACGATTGGCAAAGGAATTTTAGTTCGCGTGGATGATCATTTTGGTATACAAATGACGGAGTTAGTAAGGTGA
- a CDS encoding Eukaryotic translation initiation factor 3 subunit E has translation MRKLGLMTILFWLFFSVQAFAADPEPPIISLEGEQRVFTSGEVISFHIENVADLKIILVNEHGQRKLLDGETYTVTDWDLDGSYRAEFYQADKSKPVVTMEDLFEVKQLEEVAKDETAPHLKTIEITHEEEVLPTSVLQVSADLDDAESGVKQAMLLIHSGSHESEIELNHNNWTGKFVAEIPLEKFQLDEKLTFQLQLVDFAENEITLDLETTVQLYQPKATILSYDGSDITNVQKKIGQVGKRIELILDKYTTEFPALETETGKIIPLKWQKTATEWKGSLTLPSELSGEIIHIQGMEQHMLVRAISEPFGDIQLVNNAILTGAILPDFTLISNLYIEVNGQKFSVKRAGNRFTSAEITTTGKIVLHWTDWDGQVYSTQMDQEIKPVIEMPSKEIIAPPPVIPNEKAQILTSKAPKPSVESHENAPKKQVKKETSTKDKSSSIPFWIPALMIIGVIIFSGNRAMK, from the coding sequence GTGCGAAAACTTGGACTGATGACAATTTTATTTTGGCTGTTTTTTTCGGTTCAAGCTTTTGCAGCAGATCCTGAACCCCCGATAATATCGCTTGAAGGCGAACAGCGTGTTTTTACATCTGGTGAAGTGATTTCGTTTCATATCGAAAATGTGGCAGACTTGAAAATTATTCTGGTGAATGAACATGGACAAAGGAAACTTCTGGACGGGGAAACGTATACGGTGACGGATTGGGATTTGGACGGGAGTTACCGGGCTGAATTTTATCAAGCAGATAAGTCGAAACCGGTTGTGACTATGGAAGATTTATTTGAAGTGAAACAGCTTGAGGAAGTTGCGAAAGACGAAACGGCGCCGCACTTGAAAACGATAGAAATTACGCATGAGGAAGAGGTCTTGCCGACGAGCGTTTTACAAGTATCAGCCGATTTGGATGACGCAGAATCTGGTGTGAAACAAGCAATGTTGCTTATCCATAGCGGATCTCATGAATCGGAAATCGAACTCAATCACAACAACTGGACAGGAAAGTTTGTTGCAGAAATACCTTTAGAAAAATTCCAACTGGACGAAAAACTCACTTTTCAACTGCAACTAGTTGATTTTGCCGAGAATGAAATCACCTTGGACTTAGAAACCACTGTGCAGCTATATCAACCAAAAGCAACCATTTTAAGTTATGACGGTAGTGACATCACGAACGTCCAGAAAAAAATCGGCCAAGTTGGCAAGCGAATCGAGCTAATTCTCGATAAATATACAACTGAATTTCCAGCACTAGAAACAGAGACCGGCAAAATAATCCCGCTAAAATGGCAAAAAACGGCAACTGAATGGAAGGGAAGCCTAACTTTACCGAGCGAATTATCTGGTGAAATCATTCATATTCAAGGAATGGAGCAACACATGCTCGTTCGCGCCATTAGTGAACCTTTTGGAGATATTCAGTTAGTAAACAATGCCATTTTAACCGGAGCCATTCTTCCGGACTTCACACTTATTTCCAATCTTTATATTGAAGTAAACGGTCAAAAATTTTCCGTCAAACGAGCGGGCAACCGTTTCACAAGTGCAGAAATAACCACCACAGGCAAAATAGTGCTCCACTGGACAGACTGGGACGGCCAAGTTTATTCCACGCAAATGGATCAAGAAATCAAGCCTGTGATTGAAATGCCAAGTAAAGAAATAATCGCACCACCACCAGTAATACCGAACGAAAAAGCGCAGATACTAACATCAAAAGCTCCTAAGCCATCTGTTGAGTCACATGAAAATGCCCCCAAAAAGCAGGTGAAAAAGGAAACTTCAACTAAAGACAAGTCAAGCAGTATCCCGTTTTGGATTCCAGCGCTCATGATTATTGGCGTTATTATTTTTTCGGGTAATAGAGCAATGAAATAA
- a CDS encoding YaaR family protein, which produces MNNVSIGQISQSKQTNVVRGIQELNQTQQLYFEQMKANGKKQTPSLTEINELITNVTDKKSLVEMDMTVDNVLSYKKAVQTFLNFYVNNVMDYDNIESRHPKYGFSQKMTILKQVEKQTNELDDVMNLIDTKTGHLDMLNRIGEITGMILDVVL; this is translated from the coding sequence ATGAATAATGTTTCAATTGGCCAAATTTCGCAGTCCAAACAGACGAATGTAGTTAGAGGAATACAAGAATTAAATCAAACACAACAACTTTATTTTGAACAAATGAAGGCGAATGGCAAGAAACAAACTCCTTCTCTGACTGAAATTAACGAACTAATCACGAATGTCACAGATAAAAAGTCACTCGTTGAAATGGATATGACGGTAGATAACGTTTTGAGCTATAAAAAAGCAGTCCAAACATTTTTAAATTTTTATGTGAATAATGTGATGGATTACGATAATATCGAAAGTCGCCATCCAAAATACGGTTTTTCGCAAAAAATGACGATTTTAAAACAAGTAGAAAAACAAACCAATGAACTCGATGATGTAATGAATTTAATTGACACAAAAACTGGACATTTAGATATGCTAAACCGAATTGGTGAGATTACTGGCATGATTCTCGATGTCGTATTGTAG
- a CDS encoding Myocilin gives MQNELINQLEILIEKNGKAADESILLGKLVQEENWIEAEERQLVLQRELAALQNEYQALKTIIGENNTLRTLQKTWTPAENAIIDERKKMLLEKENLLRVTVSENQIRTEMQLAFSEHMVDVITGHHAETQAENNMMINETF, from the coding sequence ATGCAAAACGAATTAATTAATCAATTAGAAATCTTAATCGAAAAAAATGGCAAAGCTGCTGATGAATCCATTTTATTAGGTAAATTAGTGCAAGAAGAGAACTGGATTGAAGCAGAAGAGCGCCAACTAGTACTACAACGCGAACTTGCCGCTTTACAAAACGAATATCAAGCTTTAAAAACAATCATTGGCGAAAATAATACGCTTCGAACTCTACAAAAAACTTGGACACCTGCGGAAAATGCCATTATAGATGAACGGAAAAAAATGCTACTTGAAAAAGAAAATCTTTTACGAGTAACCGTTTCAGAAAATCAAATTAGAACAGAAATGCAATTAGCTTTTTCTGAACATATGGTGGATGTTATTACGGGGCACCACGCGGAGACACAAGCAGAAAATAATATGATGATTAACGAAACTTTTTAA
- the flgK gene encoding flagellar hook-associated protein FlgK, protein MRLSDFNTSLSGMSAAQIANMVAQQNISNMNTPGYIRQAVDQTAVYGDGGLLGGKQTGYGVKVTDIKRLTNTALTTQYNNQIAKQSASLYQSGALGQALNLFGTPGKNTPSDNLDNFFTAWAALAKNPDQATNTTALLSSMSIFTDQLNQLHSGLKELETTIAADTDAAIQDLNSLIKKLGSINKAIGNAGSNPPNDLLNQRDQLLSTMAGYAGISVSAHPNNPDVYDVTIGGRLVVQGDETTEITSTRTATGFEFSVDGQKLNMPEGSIIASVRVNQNEIRSYQEKIETFSNGLAKALDDIQVKNVNKTMDDLQKINDALQANPNDEKLLSNRDELLRQLEKFPGVTRSGDTLTIGGVDHAIDTLGTSTYVNDVNDFSIPIFTQSSGKWILNPAITSNADNKPFLGVIAADIASLKTDKNIQGTTFPSFMDGIITEVATDASKSSATSTADTQALNSLSESKSSLEGVNIDEEMTNIMQYQSYYVANTKAMNTVNDMMKALLAML, encoded by the coding sequence GTGCGTTTAAGTGATTTTAATACGTCATTATCGGGCATGTCAGCGGCGCAAATCGCTAATATGGTCGCTCAGCAAAATATTAGTAATATGAATACGCCAGGATACATAAGACAAGCCGTGGATCAGACGGCAGTATACGGTGACGGTGGTCTGCTTGGTGGGAAACAGACGGGCTACGGAGTCAAAGTGACAGACATTAAACGTCTAACAAATACAGCGCTAACGACACAATACAATAATCAAATCGCTAAACAATCCGCTTCGTTATATCAAAGTGGGGCGCTCGGTCAAGCACTTAATTTATTTGGTACTCCAGGGAAAAATACGCCAAGTGATAATTTGGATAACTTTTTCACCGCTTGGGCAGCATTAGCGAAAAATCCTGACCAAGCAACGAATACAACGGCACTTTTATCCAGTATGTCGATTTTTACGGACCAGTTAAACCAACTTCATTCTGGCTTAAAAGAATTAGAAACAACCATTGCAGCAGATACAGATGCCGCGATTCAAGACTTAAATTCATTAATTAAAAAATTAGGCAGTATCAATAAAGCAATCGGAAATGCAGGCTCCAACCCACCAAACGATTTACTGAACCAACGCGATCAACTACTTAGTACGATGGCTGGTTATGCTGGGATTTCCGTTAGCGCCCATCCGAATAATCCAGATGTGTACGATGTGACAATTGGCGGACGTCTTGTTGTCCAAGGTGATGAAACAACCGAAATCACATCAACGCGAACCGCCACTGGCTTTGAATTTTCCGTAGATGGTCAAAAACTCAACATGCCAGAAGGTTCGATTATCGCTTCCGTTCGTGTTAACCAAAATGAAATTAGATCTTACCAAGAAAAAATCGAAACTTTTTCGAATGGCCTAGCAAAAGCACTAGATGATATTCAAGTCAAAAATGTTAATAAAACAATGGACGATTTGCAAAAAATCAATGATGCGCTTCAAGCGAATCCGAACGACGAAAAACTACTGAGCAACCGCGACGAACTTTTGCGTCAATTAGAAAAATTCCCTGGCGTAACACGTTCTGGTGATACACTGACGATTGGCGGAGTTGACCACGCGATTGACACACTTGGTACAAGTACATATGTAAATGATGTGAACGATTTTTCTATTCCAATTTTCACCCAAAGCTCTGGTAAATGGATCCTGAATCCCGCAATCACAAGTAACGCAGATAACAAGCCATTTCTAGGTGTTATTGCAGCGGATATCGCTTCCTTAAAAACCGATAAAAACATTCAAGGCACCACTTTCCCGAGTTTCATGGACGGAATCATTACTGAAGTGGCGACAGACGCTAGTAAAAGTAGCGCAACTTCTACGGCAGACACGCAAGCTTTAAATTCCCTTTCTGAATCAAAATCATCTCTTGAAGGAGTTAATATTGACGAGGAAATGACAAATATCATGCAATACCAAAGTTATTATGTGGCCAATACGAAAGCTATGAACACAGTGAACGATATGATGAAAGCTCTCTTAGCTATGTTATAA
- a CDS encoding flagellar hook-associated protein 3: MRISTNQQASSIINQLNNVSGNLAKYQLQVSSGKKYESMSENPGATAQILSYNHVLSQLNREKTDVTEAKSLLNTAETSLSSMSTSMNRVNALVLQAINGTSDKDNMSQSAEEIKGLLDVLISVANAEDDGRYVFSGSSTSVKPFTTDKTTGEIIYNGTTENKKFRVTDTLEVEVFHDGSAMTDVFNNIQKIVDAMKTGDKDALSDLQETNSKNIEIITNSMTNIGGQKNGVAAYDNVLSSKIVDFSERKSNVEEVNMPEAVSNLNKTSIAYQAALQSSVMVQKLSILNYM, encoded by the coding sequence ATGCGAATTTCAACGAATCAACAAGCAAGTTCAATAATTAATCAATTGAACAATGTCTCGGGAAATCTTGCTAAATACCAATTACAAGTATCTTCCGGGAAAAAGTATGAATCAATGAGCGAAAATCCTGGTGCAACAGCGCAAATTTTATCCTATAATCATGTGCTTAGTCAGCTAAATCGCGAAAAAACGGACGTAACCGAAGCAAAATCGCTATTAAATACGGCAGAAACCTCTCTTTCATCCATGTCTACATCGATGAACCGGGTAAATGCTTTAGTCTTACAAGCGATTAACGGTACGAGTGATAAAGACAATATGTCGCAATCAGCCGAAGAAATCAAAGGTTTACTGGATGTTCTTATTTCTGTTGCTAACGCAGAAGACGATGGCAGATATGTTTTTAGTGGTTCTAGCACAAGCGTGAAGCCATTTACAACAGATAAAACAACTGGAGAAATCATCTATAACGGAACAACCGAAAATAAAAAATTCCGCGTAACGGACACATTAGAAGTAGAAGTTTTCCATGATGGTAGCGCGATGACAGACGTGTTTAACAACATTCAAAAAATCGTCGATGCAATGAAAACTGGCGATAAAGATGCTTTGTCCGACCTGCAAGAAACAAACAGCAAAAACATCGAAATTATCACTAATTCTATGACGAATATCGGCGGACAGAAAAACGGCGTAGCAGCCTATGATAACGTACTTTCTAGCAAAATTGTCGATTTTTCCGAACGTAAATCGAATGTCGAAGAAGTCAACATGCCAGAAGCCGTAAGTAATTTAAATAAAACATCCATTGCATACCAAGCCGCACTACAATCCAGTGTGATGGTGCAAAAATTAAGCATTCTAAATTATATGTGA
- a CDS encoding flagellar hook-associated protein 2, which yields MGSSIASSLMDPTQYYSQFISLQKASLEKAKTPYQNQISSYQSRIDLYASLKNALSESLKTMSSFTTYESKTKLATSSNETSFTVSSTSSSVNGSYSIEVQNLATADTYNKAVPDIEAKIGVSGTIKINGKEIKVDADSSMKNVMNSINSAGAKVNIYTLGENMVVTSSTTGVENSIKFEGDSAVLDALGLVQNSPDHLAAEDAKLRINGATVTSATNKVTNYIPGVTINLKKETTGAEKLTIQDQSDEKAANMITSFVNTYNALTSTMKTYTGKGTILQASAADLEANRALNNVFQHKKDGNTLFDFGISVDKEGVLKVDETAMKKMVAEDPTAVERFFFGIGGIGDELYQSLNKTFGSTGFISDETTSMTNEINKLNLKLTDITSRNDTLLTNITDQYNKWLEMMQAMQSDAMTLDALIDGMNSSNK from the coding sequence GTGGGAAGTTCGATTGCAAGTAGTTTAATGGACCCAACGCAATATTATTCGCAGTTTATTAGTCTTCAAAAAGCTAGTTTGGAAAAAGCGAAAACGCCTTATCAAAACCAAATTTCCAGCTACCAATCACGGATTGACCTTTATGCTAGTTTGAAAAACGCTTTATCTGAGTCGCTGAAAACGATGAGCTCTTTCACGACTTATGAAAGTAAAACCAAACTCGCGACGTCATCTAACGAAACAAGCTTTACCGTTTCTTCAACGAGCAGCTCCGTCAACGGCAGTTATTCTATCGAAGTCCAAAACTTGGCGACCGCAGACACATACAACAAAGCAGTACCTGATATTGAAGCAAAAATCGGTGTAAGCGGGACAATCAAAATCAATGGCAAAGAAATTAAAGTCGATGCAGATAGCTCCATGAAAAATGTGATGAACTCCATCAATAGCGCCGGAGCAAAGGTGAATATTTATACGCTAGGCGAAAATATGGTCGTAACTTCTTCAACAACTGGTGTCGAAAATAGCATTAAATTCGAAGGTGATTCAGCTGTTCTCGATGCACTTGGATTAGTTCAAAACTCACCAGACCATTTAGCTGCAGAAGACGCTAAACTCAGAATTAACGGTGCGACCGTTACAAGCGCAACAAACAAAGTAACCAACTACATCCCGGGTGTGACCATCAACCTTAAAAAAGAAACAACTGGCGCTGAAAAATTAACCATCCAAGATCAAAGTGATGAAAAAGCAGCCAACATGATTACCAGTTTTGTAAATACATATAATGCACTAACAAGCACAATGAAAACCTACACGGGAAAAGGAACGATTTTACAAGCATCTGCTGCCGATCTGGAAGCAAATCGTGCACTAAACAATGTATTCCAACATAAAAAAGACGGAAATACATTATTCGATTTTGGTATAAGTGTCGACAAAGAAGGCGTGCTAAAAGTCGATGAAACAGCAATGAAAAAAATGGTAGCTGAAGACCCAACCGCCGTCGAAAGATTTTTCTTTGGCATTGGTGGAATTGGCGATGAACTTTATCAATCTTTGAACAAAACATTTGGCTCGACTGGTTTTATCAGTGATGAAACGACCTCGATGACGAATGAAATCAATAAATTAAATTTAAAGTTAACCGATATTACTAGCCGAAATGACACTTTGCTAACGAATATTACCGACCAGTACAATAAATGGCTCGAAATGATGCAAGCCATGCAAAGCGATGCCATGACACTGGATGCGCTAATCGACGGTATGAACAGTTCTAATAAATAA
- the fliS gene encoding flagellar export chaperone FliS, whose product MQAWKRYTQNELNTSNPIKNTIYIYERCIIEFKKLDKALGQLHFSEADLILDKMEKIFEELKLQLNPEAGQELYDNIFGLYEWISEQIRQMQLLKQPVNIDTIIHVITQLKEGYEGVMKHESSKDTFG is encoded by the coding sequence ATGCAAGCTTGGAAACGATACACGCAAAATGAGTTAAACACGAGCAACCCCATTAAAAACACCATTTATATATACGAACGTTGTATTATTGAATTTAAAAAATTAGATAAAGCACTCGGACAACTACATTTTTCAGAAGCAGACCTTATTCTTGATAAAATGGAAAAAATCTTTGAAGAATTAAAATTACAATTAAATCCAGAAGCCGGACAAGAACTTTACGATAACATTTTCGGCTTATACGAATGGATTTCTGAACAAATTCGCCAAATGCAACTACTAAAACAACCCGTTAATATCGATACTATCATTCATGTTATCACGCAGCTTAAAGAAGGCTACGAGGGAGTGATGAAACATGAATCAAGCAAAGACACATTTGGCTGA
- the flgB gene encoding flagellar basal body rod protein FlgB — protein MENYTTHIGNYLNYLQTANQVVSNNIANANTPNFKASEASFEESLGSSLRASGQNSIESAGNLTKTNTKHLAGTDIDETNAKLTTKSGSINEDGNNVNVTSEMISLTKNNQMYALAISALNYNSSINTAARGK, from the coding sequence GTGGAAAATTATACCACGCATATTGGCAACTACTTGAATTATCTTCAAACAGCCAACCAAGTAGTTTCAAATAATATCGCCAACGCCAATACGCCTAATTTTAAAGCAAGTGAAGCGAGTTTTGAAGAATCACTTGGCTCGAGTTTGCGCGCATCTGGGCAGAATAGCATCGAGTCGGCCGGAAATCTAACGAAAACAAACACAAAACATTTAGCCGGAACCGATATAGATGAAACCAATGCAAAACTGACCACCAAAAGCGGCTCCATCAACGAAGACGGCAACAATGTCAATGTCACTTCTGAAATGATTAGCTTAACAAAAAATAACCAAATGTACGCGCTCGCTATCAGTGCACTCAACTATAATTCATCCATCAACACAGCAGCCCGTGGAAAGTAA
- the flgC gene encoding flagellar basal body rod protein FlgC: MFEGINTSGSALNAAKQWMEVSSNNIANADSSAAPGETPFLRKRVVLSEITPFETALTGTKGVKVSEISSDTGSVKRVYDPTHPNANEAGYVNYANVDMTAEMTNLMVGQKMYAANTSALQANEKMMEKDLEIGKV, from the coding sequence ATGTTTGAAGGAATAAACACAAGTGGCTCCGCGTTAAATGCTGCGAAACAATGGATGGAAGTAAGCTCCAATAATATCGCGAACGCCGATTCAAGCGCCGCACCTGGCGAGACACCTTTCCTTAGAAAACGCGTCGTATTATCCGAAATCACACCATTTGAAACAGCACTCACTGGGACAAAAGGTGTTAAAGTAAGCGAAATATCGAGCGACACAGGAAGCGTTAAACGGGTCTATGATCCAACCCATCCAAATGCAAATGAAGCAGGTTACGTCAATTACGCGAATGTAGATATGACAGCAGAAATGACCAATTTAATGGTCGGACAAAAAATGTACGCGGCAAACACTTCTGCCTTACAAGCAAATGAAAAAATGATGGAAAAAGATTTAGAAATTGGCAAAGTATAA
- the fliE gene encoding flagellar hook-basal body complex protein FliE: protein MAIESINTASVLTKVTLGETAKTDNATGAGNTFTQMLDSMSDTQSNAQNSVSKLLTTGEGNASDVLIQMKKAESEMKTAAVIRDNVIESYKQLLNMQV from the coding sequence ATGGCAATTGAAAGTATTAATACAGCAAGTGTCTTAACTAAAGTAACACTTGGTGAAACCGCGAAAACAGACAATGCGACAGGTGCCGGAAATACCTTCACGCAAATGCTGGATAGTATGAGTGATACACAATCGAACGCGCAAAATTCCGTCTCAAAGCTTTTAACAACGGGTGAGGGAAATGCGAGCGATGTACTCATTCAAATGAAAAAAGCAGAATCAGAAATGAAAACTGCTGCGGTCATTCGTGATAATGTAATCGAAAGCTACAAACAGCTTTTAAATATGCAAGTGTAG